A window from Anaerobaca lacustris encodes these proteins:
- a CDS encoding L-fucose/L-arabinose isomerase family protein, with amino-acid sequence MAKVTFGVIVGNRGFFPDALAKEGRRDIMAVLKKNGYDGVALPMTETKFGAVETFEDAKKCAALFASKADKIDGIVVTLPNFGDERGVAEAVKRSGLNVPILIQAEEDAVARMAMGGRRDSFCGKISVCNNLRQAGIPFTLTTSHTVKVVSEAFKNDLDRFAAVCRVVKGLKNVRFGAIGSRPAAFNTVRYSEKILELAGIAIEPVDLYEVLAKVDRLADKAPAVRAKLNAIRKYTNVEAIPPESLLKMAKFGAVIDAWVKENELAGTAIQCWTALEQYFGIVPCALMSMMSESMLPSACEVDITGLLAMYVLQLASGSPSALLDWNNNFEGDPNKCVLFHCSNLPKSFFQADKMDFQEIIAGSVGKDNTYGTIVGRIKPSPATFCRASTDDTEGLLRVYVGQGTFTNDKLDTFGGYGVMKIDNLQMLLNYICQMGFEHHVAVNLCARAEAVAEALGNYLGWDVYRHV; translated from the coding sequence ATGGCCAAGGTCACGTTCGGAGTCATCGTCGGCAACCGAGGTTTCTTTCCCGATGCGCTGGCGAAGGAGGGACGCAGGGACATCATGGCGGTCCTCAAGAAGAACGGCTACGACGGCGTCGCACTGCCGATGACCGAGACGAAGTTCGGCGCGGTCGAGACCTTCGAAGACGCCAAGAAGTGCGCGGCCCTGTTCGCCTCCAAGGCCGACAAGATCGACGGGATCGTGGTGACGCTGCCCAACTTCGGGGATGAGAGAGGCGTCGCCGAGGCCGTCAAACGCAGCGGCCTGAACGTGCCGATCCTGATCCAGGCGGAGGAGGACGCCGTCGCCCGGATGGCGATGGGCGGCCGCCGTGACTCGTTCTGCGGCAAGATCAGCGTGTGCAACAATCTCCGGCAGGCCGGCATTCCGTTCACGCTGACGACTTCGCACACCGTGAAGGTTGTCTCGGAGGCATTCAAGAACGATCTGGACCGGTTCGCCGCGGTCTGTCGTGTGGTCAAGGGCCTCAAGAACGTGCGCTTCGGCGCCATCGGCAGCCGGCCGGCGGCGTTCAACACGGTTCGCTACAGCGAGAAGATCCTGGAATTGGCGGGCATTGCGATCGAGCCGGTCGATCTGTACGAAGTCCTCGCCAAGGTCGATCGACTGGCCGACAAGGCCCCGGCGGTCAGGGCGAAGCTCAACGCCATCCGCAAGTATACCAACGTCGAGGCCATTCCCCCTGAGAGTCTGCTGAAGATGGCCAAGTTCGGCGCCGTGATCGATGCCTGGGTCAAAGAGAACGAACTGGCGGGCACGGCCATCCAATGCTGGACGGCCCTGGAGCAGTACTTCGGGATCGTGCCCTGCGCGCTGATGAGCATGATGAGCGAATCGATGCTGCCCAGCGCCTGCGAGGTGGACATCACCGGCCTGCTGGCGATGTACGTTCTCCAGTTGGCCTCCGGGTCGCCCAGTGCGCTGCTCGACTGGAACAACAACTTCGAGGGCGATCCGAACAAGTGCGTGCTGTTCCATTGCAGCAACCTGCCCAAGTCGTTTTTCCAGGCCGACAAGATGGATTTCCAGGAGATCATCGCCGGCTCGGTGGGCAAGGACAACACGTATGGCACCATCGTCGGACGGATCAAGCCATCGCCGGCCACCTTCTGCCGCGCCAGCACCGACGACACCGAAGGCCTGCTTCGCGTCTACGTCGGGCAGGGCACGTTCACGAATGACAAGCTCGACACATTTGGCGGCTACGGCGTCATGAAGATCGACAACCTGCAGATGCTGCTGAACTACATCTGCCAGATGGGTTTCGAGCACCACGTGGCGGTCAACCTGTGCGCCCGCGCCGAGGCCGTCGCCGAGGCCCTGGGCAACTACCTGGGCTGGGATGTCTACCGGCACGTTTGA
- a CDS encoding LamG-like jellyroll fold domain-containing protein — protein sequence MRKGLVYLILVGLTLGVSSRATAGIVVAEQLLVDLRAEDLPYGTVARTWVNHGTLGDFEPQGVPVVEDVAGRKTVTFDGSSYFEGPLSVPGIEGGGTRSIEVWVFNGPDFVGEETMVSWSHRGGPGGTNIAFNYGNHGTWGAVGHWDAPDMPWSGQHSPAPAANNWWYLVYTYDGTTVRLYVNAEENTTRNVTLNTHGPNIIRVAAQANDSGAGVHAAVNFTGSIAEVRIHDGVLSPAAIANNFRSKPGAPTAADPVPADGQVDVPGDVVLSWAAGEFAAAHDVYFGTVFDDVNTAGRGNPTGVLVSQGQAATTYAPPARLDFGQTYYWRVDEVNAAPDNTIFKGDVWSFTAEPLAYPVANVIATSNAASEPGAGPMNAVDGSGLNAADQHSTNNTDMWLGGTGGAEPVWIQFEFDKVYLLHELQVWNYNVIFEMMLGFGFKDVTIEHSEDGVDWTAFGDVQFAQATARSNYTANTTVDLSGVAARFVRLTANSGWGMTGQFGLSEVRFLFVPVQAREPQPEAGAVDVSVDAILDWRSGRQAASHEVYLDIDEAAVIDGTALVATVSQSQYDPGALDLDATYYWRIDEVNEAEAIASWAGEVWSFSTQPFIVIDDFESYTDDIEAGTTIFDTWLDGWVNGTGSTVGYLSTPFAERTTVRSGRQSMPLFYEGDSRADLTIDGAQDWTAGGATTLVVYFRGAIDNGAGQFYATVNSTKVTYPGVLTSPVWKQWNIDLTSLGTNLASVTSFSLGVDGSGSGLLFVDDIRLYRAAPEPVAPADPGTAGLVASYAFENNVQDGSGNGYHGTAFNDPAYLASRPGQGQAIHFDGFADYVELPIGPVMGTLSSATVATWVDFSGTSGAWQRIFDFGTSSTAGYMFLCPRTGTSGPIRFAITPAGGAGESIVETPRSVPTDGWHHVAVVIDSATMTVQVYVDGEAAASGATATLPRDLGVTTQNWLARSQYTADAYFGGSLDDFAIYSRALSPGEVRYLAGDR from the coding sequence ATGCGTAAAGGGCTGGTGTACCTGATCCTGGTCGGCTTGACCCTGGGCGTTTCGAGCCGGGCGACAGCCGGCATCGTGGTGGCCGAGCAGTTGCTTGTCGATCTGCGGGCCGAAGATCTGCCGTACGGGACGGTGGCCCGAACGTGGGTCAATCATGGGACGCTGGGCGACTTCGAGCCTCAGGGCGTTCCGGTGGTCGAAGACGTTGCCGGACGCAAGACGGTGACGTTCGACGGTTCGAGCTACTTCGAGGGTCCCTTGTCGGTTCCCGGCATCGAAGGGGGCGGCACTCGCTCCATCGAAGTCTGGGTTTTCAACGGCCCCGATTTCGTGGGCGAGGAGACGATGGTCTCCTGGAGCCATCGCGGCGGACCGGGGGGAACGAACATCGCTTTCAACTATGGCAATCATGGGACCTGGGGCGCCGTGGGGCATTGGGATGCTCCCGACATGCCGTGGTCGGGCCAGCACTCGCCCGCTCCGGCGGCCAACAACTGGTGGTATCTCGTGTACACGTACGACGGCACCACCGTCCGCCTCTACGTCAACGCCGAGGAGAACACCACACGCAATGTGACACTCAACACGCACGGCCCGAACATCATCCGCGTGGCCGCGCAGGCGAACGATTCCGGGGCCGGTGTCCATGCGGCTGTCAATTTCACCGGGTCCATCGCGGAAGTGCGCATCCACGATGGTGTCCTGAGCCCGGCGGCGATTGCCAACAACTTCCGGTCCAAGCCAGGCGCCCCGACGGCGGCCGATCCTGTCCCTGCCGATGGACAGGTCGATGTACCCGGCGATGTGGTGCTGAGCTGGGCGGCGGGGGAGTTCGCTGCGGCGCATGATGTGTACTTTGGCACGGTGTTCGACGATGTCAATACAGCCGGGCGGGGCAATCCGACGGGGGTGCTGGTCAGTCAGGGGCAGGCGGCCACGACGTACGCGCCGCCCGCGCGTCTGGACTTCGGGCAGACCTACTACTGGCGGGTCGATGAGGTCAACGCCGCGCCGGACAACACGATCTTCAAAGGCGACGTCTGGAGTTTCACCGCCGAGCCGCTGGCGTATCCCGTCGCGAACGTCATCGCGACGAGCAACGCCGCTTCCGAGCCGGGAGCCGGGCCGATGAACGCCGTCGACGGCTCCGGACTCAATGCCGCCGACCAGCATTCGACTAACAATACGGACATGTGGCTCGGTGGCACCGGCGGGGCCGAGCCGGTGTGGATTCAGTTCGAGTTCGACAAGGTCTATCTGCTGCACGAGCTTCAGGTCTGGAACTACAACGTGATCTTCGAGATGATGCTCGGCTTCGGATTCAAGGATGTGACGATCGAGCATTCCGAAGACGGCGTCGACTGGACCGCGTTCGGCGACGTGCAATTCGCCCAGGCGACGGCCCGGAGCAACTACACGGCCAACACGACGGTCGATCTGAGCGGCGTGGCCGCCAGGTTCGTTCGTCTGACGGCCAACAGTGGATGGGGCATGACGGGCCAGTTCGGGCTCAGCGAAGTGCGGTTCCTCTTCGTTCCGGTCCAGGCCCGCGAGCCGCAGCCCGAAGCCGGCGCGGTCGATGTGAGCGTCGATGCGATCCTCGATTGGCGGTCCGGCCGGCAGGCGGCATCGCACGAGGTGTATCTGGACATCGATGAAGCGGCGGTGATTGACGGGACAGCCCTGGTGGCGACCGTCAGCCAGAGTCAGTACGATCCGGGGGCGCTCGATCTGGACGCGACGTACTACTGGCGGATCGACGAGGTCAACGAGGCCGAGGCGATCGCCTCGTGGGCCGGTGAGGTCTGGAGCTTCTCGACGCAGCCGTTCATCGTCATCGACGACTTCGAGAGCTACACCGACGACATCGAGGCCGGCACGACGATCTTCGACACGTGGCTCGACGGGTGGGTCAATGGGACCGGCTCGACGGTCGGGTATCTCAGCACCCCGTTCGCCGAACGCACGACCGTTCGCAGCGGCCGCCAGTCGATGCCGCTGTTCTACGAGGGCGATTCGCGAGCCGATTTGACAATCGACGGTGCCCAGGACTGGACGGCCGGCGGGGCGACAACGCTGGTGGTGTACTTCCGCGGCGCGATCGACAACGGAGCGGGCCAGTTCTATGCGACGGTCAACAGCACGAAGGTGACGTATCCGGGGGTGCTGACCAGCCCGGTATGGAAGCAGTGGAACATCGACCTGACGTCGCTGGGGACGAACCTGGCGAGCGTCACGTCGTTCAGTCTGGGCGTGGACGGCAGTGGCTCGGGCCTGTTGTTCGTCGATGACATCCGTCTGTATCGCGCGGCGCCGGAACCGGTCGCCCCGGCCGATCCGGGCACGGCGGGCCTGGTGGCCTCGTATGCGTTCGAGAACAACGTCCAGGACGGCTCGGGCAATGGCTACCACGGCACGGCGTTCAACGATCCGGCTTATCTGGCCTCGCGGCCGGGGCAGGGCCAGGCGATCCACTTCGACGGGTTTGCCGATTATGTCGAACTGCCCATCGGTCCGGTCATGGGCACGCTGAGCAGTGCGACGGTGGCGACGTGGGTGGACTTCTCCGGGACCAGCGGCGCCTGGCAGCGGATCTTCGACTTCGGCACCAGCAGCACGGCCGGGTACATGTTCCTGTGTCCTCGCACGGGCACGAGCGGCCCGATCCGGTTCGCCATCACGCCGGCCGGTGGGGCGGGCGAGTCGATCGTTGAGACGCCCCGTTCGGTTCCGACGGATGGCTGGCATCATGTGGCGGTGGTGATCGACAGCGCCACGATGACGGTCCAGGTCTATGTCGACGGCGAGGCGGCCGCCAGCGGTGCGACGGCGACCCTGCCGAGAGACCTGGGCGTCACGACGCAGAACTGGCTGGCGCGGTCGCAGTACACCGCCGACGCCTACTTCGGCGGCTCGCTGGACGATTTCGCGATCTACAGCCGGGCCCTGTCGCCCGGCGAAGTCCGCTACCTGGCCGGCGACCGGTAA
- a CDS encoding glycosyl hydrolase family 28-related protein — MGHVPNGNASIVSLTLVLFAGLCPLGVTAGAEDALSSARADTVDVRRFGAVGDGTTDDTAAFQKALDAVGQAGGGTVYAPRGNYFFAGHLNVPNAVTLAGLWQSVPAHNGLRDRGLPKPTDDGTTFLVTEGAGREDGPAFITLNTNSTLKGIVLYYPNQETDAEPTPYPWAIAMRGKNPAVLAVEMLNPFNGIDATRNERHLIRDVHGQPIRRGILVDAIYDIGRIENVHFNPWWSMKPKLFQWQMANGEAFIFGRSDWQYVYNTFCFGYKVGYRFIKSDSGVCNGNFLGIGADDCHTALVVDQCAPYGLLITNGEFVSFHGPDPTMIEVGKGNTGSVRFVNCAFWGPCNQIAKIAGTGTVGFGDCTFTQWGGKDGTRPAIQAQSGTLLVRGCEFRQDRPQIQLGKDVRRAVITGNVFTGTQRIANESEGNVQIGLNSSE, encoded by the coding sequence ATGGGCCACGTGCCGAACGGCAACGCAAGCATCGTATCTCTGACCCTCGTTCTCTTTGCAGGACTGTGCCCGCTCGGTGTGACGGCCGGCGCCGAAGACGCCCTGTCGTCGGCCAGGGCCGACACCGTCGACGTCCGCCGGTTCGGCGCCGTGGGCGACGGCACGACGGACGACACCGCCGCGTTTCAGAAGGCCCTCGACGCCGTCGGCCAGGCCGGCGGCGGGACCGTGTACGCGCCGCGCGGCAACTACTTCTTCGCCGGCCATCTGAACGTGCCCAATGCCGTGACGCTGGCGGGTCTGTGGCAATCCGTTCCCGCCCACAACGGCCTCCGGGATCGCGGGCTGCCCAAGCCCACCGACGACGGAACGACGTTTCTCGTCACCGAGGGGGCGGGCCGGGAAGATGGTCCCGCCTTCATCACGCTCAACACCAACAGCACGCTCAAGGGCATCGTCCTGTACTATCCCAACCAGGAGACGGACGCCGAACCGACGCCGTATCCCTGGGCCATTGCCATGCGGGGCAAGAACCCGGCGGTGCTGGCGGTCGAGATGCTCAACCCGTTCAACGGGATCGACGCGACGCGGAACGAGCGCCACCTGATCCGCGACGTGCATGGTCAACCCATCCGGCGCGGCATCCTCGTCGACGCCATCTATGACATCGGGCGCATCGAGAACGTCCACTTCAATCCGTGGTGGAGCATGAAGCCCAAGCTGTTCCAATGGCAGATGGCCAACGGCGAGGCCTTCATTTTCGGCCGCTCGGACTGGCAGTACGTCTACAACACCTTCTGCTTCGGCTACAAGGTCGGCTACCGATTCATCAAGAGCGACAGCGGCGTCTGCAACGGCAACTTCCTCGGCATCGGCGCCGACGACTGTCACACGGCCCTCGTCGTGGACCAGTGCGCCCCCTACGGCCTGCTGATCACCAACGGCGAGTTCGTTTCGTTCCACGGGCCGGACCCCACCATGATCGAAGTCGGAAAAGGCAACACCGGAAGCGTGCGTTTCGTCAACTGCGCCTTCTGGGGTCCGTGCAACCAGATCGCGAAGATCGCGGGGACCGGCACGGTCGGCTTCGGCGACTGCACCTTCACCCAGTGGGGAGGCAAGGACGGCACGCGGCCGGCCATCCAGGCCCAAAGCGGCACCCTCCTCGTTCGCGGCTGCGAGTTCCGGCAGGACCGCCCGCAGATTCAGCTCGGCAAGGACGTCCGCCGCGCCGTCATCACCGGCAACGTCTTCACAGGCACCCAGCGAATCGCCAACGAATCCGAAGGCAACGTGCAGATCGGCCTCAACAGCAGTGAGTAG
- a CDS encoding L-ribulose-5-phosphate 4-epimerase — translation MHEKLKQRVCEANLDLQRYGLVVFTWGNVSGIDRDAGIVAIKPSGVSYDELVPEQIVLLDLHGNVVEGELRPSSDTPTHLELYRSFAGIGGICHTHSPHATMWAQAQRDIPCLGTTHADHFYGAVPVTETMTAAEIGQDYEANTGVVIVRRFQGIDPMQMPAVLVANHGPFTWGKSPDESVKNAVVLEEVAKMAAGTLAIHPEQPPVSQALLDKHYLRKHGKNAYYGQA, via the coding sequence ATGCACGAGAAGCTCAAACAGCGCGTCTGCGAAGCCAACCTCGATCTTCAACGGTATGGCCTCGTCGTGTTTACCTGGGGCAACGTCAGCGGGATCGACCGCGACGCCGGCATCGTGGCCATCAAGCCCAGCGGCGTCAGCTACGACGAGCTGGTGCCCGAGCAGATCGTCCTGCTCGACTTGCACGGCAATGTCGTCGAAGGGGAGTTGCGTCCCTCGTCCGACACGCCGACCCATCTCGAGCTGTATCGAAGTTTCGCGGGCATCGGAGGCATCTGTCACACGCACTCGCCCCATGCGACGATGTGGGCCCAGGCCCAGCGGGACATCCCGTGCCTGGGGACGACGCACGCCGACCATTTCTACGGCGCCGTGCCAGTGACCGAGACGATGACGGCCGCCGAGATCGGGCAGGACTACGAGGCCAACACCGGCGTCGTGATCGTCCGGCGTTTCCAGGGGATCGACCCCATGCAGATGCCTGCCGTCCTCGTGGCCAATCACGGTCCATTCACCTGGGGCAAGAGTCCTGACGAATCCGTCAAGAACGCCGTGGTCCTCGAGGAGGTGGCGAAAATGGCCGCCGGGACGCTTGCGATCCATCCGGAACAGCCGCCTGTTTCTCAGGCCCTTCTCGACAAGCACTACCTGCGAAAGCACGGCAAGAACGCCTATTACGGGCAAGCCTAA
- a CDS encoding XylR family transcriptional regulator, whose protein sequence is MDVLNRMNTERTSVPRPVKPGAGVAPSVLLFIETSREFGRGLLYGIARYSRLHGPWRVYQRSAGLDSSLPEWRDLKIDGAIMRDVRIAENLSGWKFPVIFAQHNRESYTPFPAIITDSAAIGAMAAEHFLDRGFQNYAYCGLDEFVWSRLRARHFCERLKQAGFHTNVYRQPRARAKRAWKSEQNLIAEWMMSLPKPVALMCCNDDRALQVIEACKLADLYVPDQVAVLGVDNDILICDLADPPISSIALDTETAGHEAARLLDSLMKGEPMAGQQIPVRPTHIVTRMSTDMLAVTDADVAAAVRFIRRNPNRMIQVDDVVEATNVSRRVLEKRFKAVLRRSVYQEIRRVRVNYIIGLLVGTDMSITQIAVKSGFDGVEHISRYFRKETGTSLREYRKKHVPR, encoded by the coding sequence TTGGATGTCCTGAATCGGATGAACACCGAGCGAACCAGTGTACCAAGGCCAGTGAAACCGGGGGCCGGCGTCGCGCCGTCGGTTCTCCTGTTCATCGAGACCTCTCGCGAGTTCGGGCGCGGTCTGCTCTATGGGATCGCGCGGTACTCGCGACTGCACGGGCCGTGGCGCGTCTATCAGCGATCGGCGGGATTGGATTCCTCTCTGCCGGAATGGAGAGATCTGAAAATCGACGGCGCCATCATGCGCGACGTGCGGATTGCCGAGAACCTGTCCGGATGGAAGTTCCCCGTTATCTTCGCCCAGCACAACCGGGAGAGCTACACTCCCTTCCCGGCGATCATTACCGACAGTGCCGCCATCGGGGCCATGGCGGCCGAGCATTTTCTCGATCGCGGCTTCCAGAACTACGCCTATTGCGGGCTCGACGAATTCGTCTGGTCCCGCCTGCGCGCCCGCCATTTCTGCGAGCGCCTCAAGCAGGCGGGGTTTCACACGAACGTCTATCGCCAGCCCAGGGCCCGCGCCAAACGCGCCTGGAAGAGCGAACAGAACCTGATCGCCGAATGGATGATGTCGCTGCCCAAGCCGGTGGCGCTGATGTGCTGCAACGATGACCGGGCCTTGCAGGTGATCGAGGCGTGCAAGCTGGCCGATCTCTATGTGCCCGATCAGGTGGCCGTGCTGGGTGTGGACAACGACATCCTCATCTGCGACCTGGCCGATCCGCCGATATCGAGTATCGCGCTGGATACCGAGACGGCCGGACATGAGGCGGCCCGATTGCTCGACAGTCTCATGAAGGGCGAGCCGATGGCGGGCCAGCAGATCCCGGTGCGCCCGACGCACATCGTCACGCGGATGTCCACGGACATGCTGGCCGTGACGGATGCGGACGTGGCGGCCGCCGTGCGTTTCATCCGCCGGAATCCCAATCGCATGATCCAGGTCGACGACGTCGTCGAAGCCACCAACGTCTCCCGACGCGTTCTCGAAAAGCGGTTCAAAGCCGTGCTTCGACGCTCGGTCTACCAGGAGATCCGACGCGTCCGCGTCAACTACATCATCGGTCTTCTGGTGGGCACCGATATGAGCATCACGCAAATCGCCGTCAAGTCGGGCTTCGACGGCGTCGAGCACATCAGCCGCTACTTCCGCAAGGAGACGGGAACCAGCCTTCGAGAGTACCGCAAGAAACACGTGCCCCGCTAG
- a CDS encoding tRNA-queuosine alpha-mannosyltransferase domain-containing protein: MRILALEPYYGGSHKAFLDGWSALSRHDWTVLTLPPYKWKWRMRHAAVTFAQEVHEHLSEKTRWDLLFCSDMLNLAEFRGLVRRDVRELPSVVYFHENQLTYPVRVECERDYQFAMTNLTSALAADAVWFNSAFHRDEFLAALDAFLKRMPDHQPAGATERIRAKTSVHPPGVVPMPARRGRQPGPLRILWAARWEHDKNPEEFFRALGILRRRGVAFRISVVGEQFRETPEVFAQARRDFTDCIDRWGYQESRADYEVALSEADVFVSTARHEFFGLCAVEAALAGAVPLLPTRLAYPEVFGLGQSEDAGRFFYDGGPETLAKRLAEMARFLADGQSLTDRAEGLRNRLRRFEWPNLAGVLDAALEEAGPAPSSSV, translated from the coding sequence ATGCGTATCCTGGCACTTGAACCCTACTACGGCGGCAGCCACAAGGCCTTTCTGGACGGGTGGTCTGCGTTGAGCCGACACGATTGGACCGTGCTGACGCTGCCGCCGTACAAATGGAAATGGCGGATGCGGCACGCGGCGGTGACCTTCGCGCAGGAGGTCCACGAGCATCTCTCCGAGAAGACGCGGTGGGACCTGCTGTTCTGCTCGGACATGCTGAACCTAGCCGAGTTTCGCGGGCTGGTTCGCCGCGATGTACGCGAACTTCCAAGCGTGGTCTACTTCCACGAGAACCAACTGACCTATCCTGTGCGGGTCGAATGCGAACGCGACTACCAGTTCGCCATGACGAATCTGACCAGCGCGCTGGCGGCCGACGCGGTGTGGTTCAACTCGGCCTTTCATCGGGACGAGTTTCTCGCCGCCCTGGATGCTTTTCTGAAGCGAATGCCCGACCATCAGCCCGCCGGTGCCACGGAACGCATTCGGGCGAAGACGAGCGTCCACCCCCCCGGCGTCGTGCCGATGCCCGCCCGGCGAGGCAGGCAGCCCGGGCCGCTGCGGATTCTCTGGGCCGCTCGCTGGGAGCACGACAAGAACCCGGAAGAGTTCTTTCGGGCACTCGGCATCCTGCGACGGCGGGGCGTTGCGTTCCGCATTAGCGTCGTCGGAGAGCAGTTCCGCGAGACGCCGGAGGTCTTCGCGCAGGCCCGGCGGGACTTCACCGATTGCATCGACCGATGGGGCTACCAGGAGAGCCGAGCCGACTATGAGGTGGCTCTATCGGAAGCCGACGTCTTCGTCTCGACGGCGCGGCACGAGTTCTTCGGTCTTTGCGCCGTTGAGGCGGCGCTGGCCGGTGCCGTCCCGCTGCTCCCAACGCGTCTGGCCTATCCGGAGGTCTTCGGTCTGGGCCAAAGCGAGGACGCCGGCCGGTTTTTCTATGACGGCGGCCCCGAGACCCTGGCGAAGAGGCTGGCGGAGATGGCGAGGTTCCTTGCCGACGGCCAGTCACTGACCGATCGCGCCGAAGGACTGCGAAACCGACTCAGGCGGTTTGAGTGGCCCAACCTCGCCGGTGTATTGGATGCGGCCCTGGAAGAGGCCGGACCCGCCCCGTCGTCGTCCGTCTAG
- a CDS encoding ribulokinase: MAYAVGLDYGTNSVRCLIVDTSNGRELGTYVYEYETGEAGILLDAADHNVARQNPADYLKGVEVTVAGAIAEARRSDPKFDPKNIIGIGVDTTGSTPLPVDKSGTPLAMLDAFKDNLNAHAWLWKDHTGYAEAAEITELAGKEHPEYLAKCGGTYSSEWFFSKILHCLRVAPDVFDAAYTWVEHADWLPAVLTGTDAPEKIRRCRCAAGHKAMFCDEWGGYPDEAFLAKLDPKLGRLRRTLGDKTYAVDQVAGKLTDAWASKLGLTAGIPVAMGAFDAHLGGVGSGIKAGVLVKIIGTSTCDMVVAPSSANLPDIPGICGIVDGSILPGFYGLEAGQSAVGDIFNWFVNSIQPGGKEAGSHQSLTEKAARLKPGQSGLLALDWNNGNRTILVDQRLTGLLLGQTLHTRPEEIYRALVEATAFGALTIINRFEEYGVEISEVVNCGGISEKNAMLMQIYADVTGREMKISRSAQTCALGSAIAAAVVGGAYPGFAEAQAAMCGIKETTFKPIPANHEVYRRLYGLYRQLHDGFGLKGQPLAMGNVMKELLEIKEKANT; encoded by the coding sequence ATGGCCTATGCGGTAGGTTTGGACTACGGCACGAACTCCGTGCGCTGCCTGATCGTCGATACGTCGAACGGTCGTGAGCTGGGGACATACGTGTATGAATACGAGACGGGCGAAGCGGGCATTCTTCTCGATGCCGCCGATCACAACGTCGCCCGACAGAATCCCGCCGACTATCTGAAAGGTGTAGAGGTCACCGTGGCCGGGGCGATCGCCGAGGCCCGCAGATCAGACCCGAAGTTCGATCCGAAGAACATCATCGGCATCGGCGTGGACACGACCGGCTCGACGCCTCTGCCCGTCGACAAGAGTGGGACGCCGCTGGCGATGCTCGACGCGTTCAAGGACAACCTCAACGCCCACGCATGGCTCTGGAAGGACCACACCGGCTATGCCGAGGCCGCCGAGATCACCGAGCTGGCCGGGAAGGAGCATCCCGAGTATCTGGCCAAGTGCGGCGGGACCTATTCCTCGGAGTGGTTCTTCAGCAAGATCCTCCACTGCCTGCGGGTGGCGCCCGATGTCTTCGATGCGGCGTACACGTGGGTCGAGCACGCCGACTGGCTGCCGGCCGTGCTGACGGGCACCGATGCGCCGGAGAAGATCCGACGGTGTCGTTGTGCCGCCGGACACAAGGCCATGTTCTGCGACGAGTGGGGCGGCTATCCCGATGAAGCGTTCCTCGCCAAGCTCGACCCAAAGCTGGGCCGGCTCCGTCGGACCCTCGGCGACAAGACCTACGCGGTCGATCAGGTCGCCGGCAAGCTCACCGATGCGTGGGCGAGCAAGCTCGGCTTGACCGCTGGCATTCCGGTGGCGATGGGCGCCTTCGACGCCCACCTGGGCGGCGTCGGCTCCGGCATCAAGGCCGGCGTGCTCGTCAAGATCATCGGGACCAGCACGTGCGACATGGTCGTCGCTCCGTCGAGCGCGAATCTGCCCGACATCCCGGGCATCTGCGGCATCGTGGACGGCTCGATCCTGCCGGGCTTTTACGGCCTCGAAGCAGGCCAGTCGGCCGTCGGGGACATCTTCAACTGGTTCGTCAACTCCATCCAGCCCGGCGGTAAAGAGGCCGGCTCGCACCAGTCGCTGACGGAGAAGGCCGCCAGGCTCAAGCCGGGCCAGTCCGGATTGCTGGCCCTCGACTGGAACAACGGCAACCGGACGATCCTGGTCGATCAGCGCCTGACCGGGCTGCTCCTGGGCCAGACCCTTCACACCCGGCCCGAGGAGATCTACCGGGCCCTGGTCGAGGCGACCGCGTTCGGCGCGCTGACCATCATCAACCGGTTCGAGGAGTACGGCGTCGAGATCTCCGAGGTGGTCAACTGCGGCGGGATCTCCGAGAAGAACGCCATGCTCATGCAGATCTATGCCGACGTCACCGGCCGCGAGATGAAGATTTCCCGCTCGGCGCAGACCTGCGCGCTGGGGTCGGCCATCGCGGCGGCTGTTGTAGGCGGTGCGTATCCCGGCTTCGCCGAGGCCCAGGCGGCCATGTGCGGCATCAAGGAAACCACCTTCAAACCCATCCCGGCAAACCACGAGGTCTATCGTCGGCTCTACGGGCTCTACCGGCAGCTCCACGATGGGTTCGGCCTGAAAGGCCAGCCGCTGGCGATGGGCAATGTGATGAAGGAGTTGCTGGAAATCAAAGAGAAGGCCAACACATAG